TTACCAGTGGCAAGTCTGTTCCAGCCAGATCCGGTCGACCACCACGGGAAACCACAGCGCCCACCAGTGATGGTCGCTCAGCAGCTGCGACCAGAGCAGCCGCAGCTCCGGTACTGGCACCAAAAAGGCCTATCGTCAGGTGCCCAGTACTCTCTTCCCGCGCGGCCCAGTCGAGAACATCCACCAGGCGCCGAGCGCTCAGGTCAATATCAAAGCGATACTCGCAGGTGGAGGCATCGGCACGACTTTCATCGGCGCTCAACAGATCAAATAGCAAGGTGGCAAAACCGGCATCATTCAGCCGGCTGGCTACGGTCAGATTACGCGGACTGGTCCGGTTGCTGCCACTGCCATGGGCAAATACCACCAGTGCCTGCGCGCCCTGGGGCAGGGTGAGCGAGGCGCCCAAAGTGATATCCTCCGCGGCCAGCGCTATGGCTCGGCTCTGCATCCATTGCCCTCCCGGCGGACAGTTGGCCCGGCCCAGGTCGCACCGCCTCCAGGGGATCAGCGTATCTCAGGGAGAGAGTGCCAGCGGGAACCAGAACGAATAAATTCTCTGTAGTGCTCAGACTAGACCAGTTGAACGCCAGCGGGTCCGCTAGCCAAAGTCATGTCGCTTAAACCATGGAGAATTCCGCAGAGCAGGGGAAGAGGGAGGGGAAAACGTATATCTCTAAGGGCAAAAAAAATGCCCCGGACTTGGGGGAGTACCGGGGCAAACATCTGACTTCCTTGGGGGATGATGACGCATTCCAACGATCTTGCCTTTTTAGAGAGGCTGTCGCCGGAACAGTTCCACGAATTTGCGTAAAGATCGTAAAAACGTCGATCAAAATACGAAAATTGGCGCCATATTCGTCAAAAAACCCCTGCTGCAACCGTTCAGCTAAAAACGGGCGCAGCAATGAGCCGAACCCATGGCGTTAAAGTGATTTTCACCAACAATTAGTGGGCTTCATCCCAACTCTTGCCCCGGCCGAGATCAACTATCAGAGGCACATGTAACTTTGCAGCGCCCTGCATCAGGTCCACCAGACCATTAGCCACAACTTCAATTTCTTCTTTGGGCACTTCAAGCACCAATTCATCGTGCACCTGCATAATTAACTTACTGGTCAGTTTCTGTTCTATAAGCCAAGCATCCACGGCGATCATGGCGCGCTTGATAATGTCCGCGGCAGTACCCTGCATAGGCGCATTAATCGCGGTGCGCTCGGCTGCCTGGCGCTGCATACCATTGCGCGAATTAATTTCCGGAAGATACAGACGGCGGCCGAACAAGGTTTCCACATAGCCTTTTTCCGCAGCCTGAGCCCGAGTATCTTCCATATAACGCAATACACCGGGATAGCGCTCAAAATAACGATCGATATAAGTCTGTGCATCGGCGCGTGGGATATCCAGCTGCTTTGCCAGGCCAAAAGCCGACATACCATAGATCAGGCCAAAGTTGATGGCTTTGGCGCGACGGCGCTGTTCATCGCTGACTTCACCCTGTGGCACCTCAAATACCTCTGCAGCCGTGGCCCGGTGGATATCTGCGCCGTGGGCAAATGCATCAACCAGCCCCGTGTCGCCGGACAAATGCGCCATGATGCGCAGTTCAATCTGCGAATAGTCTGCGGCAATTATCTCACTGCCACCATTAACACGCGGGTCGGCAGTAAAAGCGCAGCGAATTCGGCGCCCCTCATCGGTGCGGATGGGGATATTCTGCAGATTGGGATCACTGGAAGACAGGCGTCCAGTCGCCGCCACCGCTTGATGGTAGGAAGTGTGTACGCGGCCGCTAGCCGGGTCTATCATCTTCGGTAGCTTGTCGGTATAGGTATTTTTCAACTTGGCCAGACCGCGGTACTGCATGATAAGGGCCGGCAGCTCGTGCTTGTGGGCCAGCTCCTGCAACACCGCTTCCGCTGTAGAAGGTGCGCCTTTGGGAGTCTTTTTAATCACCGGGATCTGCAGTTTCTCAAACAGGATGGCGCCCAATTGCTTGGTGGAGCCCAGGTTGAATTCCTCACCGGCCACCTCGTAGGCTTTCTGCTCCAGTGCACGCATTTTCTGTTCAAGCTCAGTGCTTTGCTCCGCGAGCATTTTAGCGTCTATGTAGGCGCCGTTGCGTTCCATTCGCGCAAGTACCGGCAGCAGTGGCATCTCGATCTCATCAAGCACTTTTACCAAGGTCGGTTCCCGCTCCAGGCGCGCACTCAGTTCATTGTGCAGACGCAAGGTAATATCGGCATCCTCGGCAGCGTAGGGACCAGCCTTGTCCATTTCAATCTGATTGAAAGTGAGCTGCTTGACACCTTTTCCAGCGATATCCTCGAAGTGCACCGTGTGCTCTCCTAAGTATTTAACCGCCAGGCTATCCATATCGTGGCGGCTGCCGGTGCTGTCGAGTACATAGGACTCCAACATGGTATCCCGTGCGATTCCGCGTAATTCAATACCGTAATTGGCCAGAATATGGCTGTCATATTTCAGGTTCTGCCCCACCTTTTTCTGCTTGTCATCCTCCAGCAGTGGCTTCAGCTTCTGCAGCACCTGTTCAAATGGCAACTGCTCCGGTGCACCCATATAGTCATGGGCCAAAGGCACATAGGCGGCCAGGTAGGGCTCTACAGCGAAAGACACCCCCACCAGTTTTGCCTGCATGTAGTTGAGACTGGTGGTCTCGGTATCAAAAGCAAAGATATCCGCGTCTTTCAGTTGCTGCAGCCAGGCATCAAATTCCGACATCTCTGTCACTATGACGTAATCCCGCTCGACGGCCTCGGCCATAGCCTCGTCAGCCTCTTCAGTGGTCAGCTCTTCCAGCCAGCCGCGGAATTCATTTTGCGTAAACAGCTCAATCAACGCTTCGATATTAGGCTCAGCATTGTGCAGATCCTGGGGGTGGTAAGGCATTTCCACATCGGTTTTGATAGTGGCAAGTTTGTAGGAAAGTTCTGCCGCATCGCGGTGTTCAGCCATTTTCTTGCCGAGGGTCTTAGACCCGCGGAAACCGAGAGGCGCTATAGTATCCAGATCTGTATAGATTTCCTTAAGGCTACCGAGATTCTGCAGCAGCGCCAGCGCGGTCTTTTCACCCACACCCGGAACCCCGGGAATGTTGTCCGACTTGTCGCCCATCAGGGCGAGAAAGTCGATAATCAATTCCGGCCCAACACCAAACTTCTTTACCACTCCTTCGCTATCCATCTCGGTATTGGACATAGTATTGACCAAGGTGACTCCGGGCCGTACCAACTGCGCCATATCCTTGTCACCGGTGGAAATAATCACTTCCTTGCCCTTACGCTGGGCCTCAAGAGCCAGGGTGCCGATAACATCATCCGCCTCAACACCATCCACCACCAGGCGTGGTAACCCCATGGCATCAATAATGTCGTGGATAGGCTGGATCTGCTCGCGCAGGTCATCGGGCATTGGTGGGCGATGGGATTTATATTCGGCAAACATTTCATCGCGAAAAGTCTTGCCCTTGGCATCAAACACCACTACCACAGGGCTGTCCGGGTGCTCCTTCAAGTGACGGCGCAACATACTGATCACCCCGCGTACCGCACCAGTGGGTCTGCCCTGGCTGGTGGTCAGTGGCGGCAGGGCGTGAAAAGCGCGGTAAAGGTAGGAGGAGCCATCCACCAGGATCAGCGGAGCGGCATTGGTGTCTTTTTTACTCATAGATTACGGAATTCTTGCTTAGTTGGGCGCTCAACGCGCGGGGCAGGCCGATAGGATAACGCCCTTCACGCATTTTTTCCGCCTATCAAAATCCTGCATGGTTAATTGCTATCGCTGGGCCCGATTTCGGGCACTTTGCACTAAAGCCAACTCACCTTAACGCCGTGCCGATAACTATCGGCGCAGCAACCACACCAAACCTTCAGGCTTGTCTACGCTTGCCGGTAGCGACTTCACCATTCGCTTACTCCCCGGGAACCTTCAGTGACTGGCTGCCCCCAGGCAGCACAGGGCCCTTTTTATCCCGGAAACAGTACCCATCAGATGTTTAAAGGAAGGATTCTAACTATGAGAGGAGTGATGTACGCCGCTCTTGTGCTTGCCGCCCACACCCTGGCTACCCCGGCTGGTGCGGTTTCGGCCTGTGAAACAGAGAAGGCCCAAAAGACAAACTCTGCCGCAGCGGTCTTTTCGCACTCGCCTAACCACGAATTAATGCTGGAGGAAGCGACAAAGGAACAGGAAAAAACCCTACTCAAACGCCAGATGCGCCAACTGGAAAAATTACGCGAACAGGCAGAACGCGAAGCAGTACGTGCGGAAAAATTACAACAACTAAAAAGCAATACCAGTAGTGCTGGTTAATCGCCGCCGGTAACATCCCCCGCCCAGTGGACTTTCCGTTGGGCGGGTTGTCCTGGCAACGCTCTGAATCCAAAAACACCAGACTATTATCAACCGGGCACTTGGCTACCATCGGTATCGGGAATTTGACTCAGACACCTGCGCGCCTGGGCTAACAGGGATTCAATCAGATCCCGATAGCTGGCATCTGCAGCCAGCTGCTCTCCCAGCGGGTCCAGCGCCGCGTAATCTAGCCCCAAGTGCTCAGCTAACTGCCTGTCGCGATCGTTTTCGGGCACACCGCCAAACAGGCAGCCCTTGCCCATCCCCGCTAGATTGAGCATTGAACGGGCACCGTGGCCGCCGTTATTGCCACTACTCAGAGCCCGGGTATCAACCCCAGAGGAACCGAAGAAATGTCCATAAGCATCGTGGGTCACCACTACGGGCACATTGCGATAACCCCATAGTGCTCGGTCCAGCACCTTCTGCAGGTTAGCCATAGACTTGGAGAAATCCCGCGCACGCGCCCGATAAACTTCAGCCTGCTGCGGTTGCAGCTCAGCCAGGCGTTCTGCTATCTCGGCCGCCGCAATCGCCGCATTGCGCGGGCGTAACCAGATGTGTGGATCTGAGCTATTGGCCCCCTGAAATTCATAATCAGCGGCGCCAAGCAATTGCAGCTGCCTCTCAGTAGGTAACGAAGCAGCCTGCTTAGCGAGAACCGCCTCCATCTGCGGGCCAAGCCATACCAGTAACAGCGCACGCTCCAATAGGGCCCGCTCTGTGATACTGGGTGCATAGTAATGTGGATCCCCCCCCTGAATCAGCACCCGAACAGGCACTTCCTCTCCAGCAATTTCTCGGGCGATCAGTGCCAACGGGCGCACACTCACCACCAGTTCTGCCCTTTCGGCAGGTTGCGGCTGACCACAAGCAAACAGGCAAAAACTCAGCAAAATCAATGCAGAAGAAAACAAAACACGTGAAGAGGGGGACATGGAAGACATTTAACGACACAAAACTGCGATATAATCATAAGCGGCCTTCAGCCGCCAATTCGATTGGCCACGGACGTGCCCGGTGAGCGCGCATCTAAAGGCCTCCAAACATAATACTATTTTTTCCCCCCGCAAACCCCGGAGATTTCACCCTGAGCCCTTCCGCGCCGCTAATCACCGCCGATGGCATCGGTCTGCAACTTGCCGGCCGGCAACTGCTCAAGGACGTAACCCTAGAGCTAACACAAGGTGAAATTGTTACCCTGATCGGCCCAAATGGTGCCGGCAAGACCACGCTACTGCGGTTACTTTTGGGTTTGACCAAACCCAGCAGCGGGAATATCTGGCGCGACCCGGGACTGCGTATCGGCTATATGCCGCAACGCCTGCATATCGATAGCTCAATGCCGATGTCCGTTGAACGCTTCCTGCTGTTGGGGCAGTCCGGCATGCAATCCCGTCAAGCACAAGCAGC
This DNA window, taken from Microbulbifer sp. GL-2, encodes the following:
- a CDS encoding dienelactone hydrolase family protein — translated: MQSRAIALAAEDITLGASLTLPQGAQALVVFAHGSGSNRTSPRNLTVASRLNDAGFATLLFDLLSADESRADASTCEYRFDIDLSARRLVDVLDWAAREESTGHLTIGLFGASTGAAAALVAAAERPSLVGAVVSRGGRPDLAGTDLPLVKAPTLLMVGGDDKQVLEVNKEALTHMVNGPRLQIIPHAGHLFEEPGAMEEVVHLTIRWFRTNLL
- the polA gene encoding DNA polymerase I, coding for MSKKDTNAAPLILVDGSSYLYRAFHALPPLTTSQGRPTGAVRGVISMLRRHLKEHPDSPVVVVFDAKGKTFRDEMFAEYKSHRPPMPDDLREQIQPIHDIIDAMGLPRLVVDGVEADDVIGTLALEAQRKGKEVIISTGDKDMAQLVRPGVTLVNTMSNTEMDSEGVVKKFGVGPELIIDFLALMGDKSDNIPGVPGVGEKTALALLQNLGSLKEIYTDLDTIAPLGFRGSKTLGKKMAEHRDAAELSYKLATIKTDVEMPYHPQDLHNAEPNIEALIELFTQNEFRGWLEELTTEEADEAMAEAVERDYVIVTEMSEFDAWLQQLKDADIFAFDTETTSLNYMQAKLVGVSFAVEPYLAAYVPLAHDYMGAPEQLPFEQVLQKLKPLLEDDKQKKVGQNLKYDSHILANYGIELRGIARDTMLESYVLDSTGSRHDMDSLAVKYLGEHTVHFEDIAGKGVKQLTFNQIEMDKAGPYAAEDADITLRLHNELSARLEREPTLVKVLDEIEMPLLPVLARMERNGAYIDAKMLAEQSTELEQKMRALEQKAYEVAGEEFNLGSTKQLGAILFEKLQIPVIKKTPKGAPSTAEAVLQELAHKHELPALIMQYRGLAKLKNTYTDKLPKMIDPASGRVHTSYHQAVAATGRLSSSDPNLQNIPIRTDEGRRIRCAFTADPRVNGGSEIIAADYSQIELRIMAHLSGDTGLVDAFAHGADIHRATAAEVFEVPQGEVSDEQRRRAKAINFGLIYGMSAFGLAKQLDIPRADAQTYIDRYFERYPGVLRYMEDTRAQAAEKGYVETLFGRRLYLPEINSRNGMQRQAAERTAINAPMQGTAADIIKRAMIAVDAWLIEQKLTSKLIMQVHDELVLEVPKEEIEVVANGLVDLMQGAAKLHVPLIVDLGRGKSWDEAH
- a CDS encoding metal ABC transporter solute-binding protein, Zn/Mn family, with the translated sequence MSSMSPSSRVLFSSALILLSFCLFACGQPQPAERAELVVSVRPLALIAREIAGEEVPVRVLIQGGDPHYYAPSITERALLERALLLVWLGPQMEAVLAKQAASLPTERQLQLLGAADYEFQGANSSDPHIWLRPRNAAIAAAEIAERLAELQPQQAEVYRARARDFSKSMANLQKVLDRALWGYRNVPVVVTHDAYGHFFGSSGVDTRALSSGNNGGHGARSMLNLAGMGKGCLFGGVPENDRDRQLAEHLGLDYAALDPLGEQLAADASYRDLIESLLAQARRCLSQIPDTDGSQVPG